From the genome of Dehalococcoidales bacterium, one region includes:
- a CDS encoding tail fiber protein, translating to REYATEFLTYLGLEIQKSESGEKWLHHFKAIKSSGTADYTTVMLATPKPDRDVVAARIYIRDTSSTITFPTHTKTENPPPTTQSVEPVIYKAFPFEIEKSRSMWSQTYLGEIKLYPYTYTPAFSALCDGSQWPVAGNEVLHALLGFTFGGDGETVFALPDLDDISAPSLLKFHISTNGSYPNFNGYLDGEIDYFALPATSWNSSDYWMGEIVLGKNLDQYMPSALLPCDGRTLSIDMNYFLYDLLGNRFGGDGHTSFALPNMSEIAPPVAGANYYIVAEGGIYPQHQ from the coding sequence TACGGGAGTATGCAACTGAATTTCTCACTTATTTAGGTCTTGAAATACAGAAATCGGAATCCGGCGAGAAATGGTTACATCACTTTAAAGCCATTAAATCGAGCGGCACAGCTGATTATACTACCGTAATGCTTGCTACTCCCAAACCTGACCGGGATGTTGTTGCGGCCAGGATATATATCCGCGACACTTCTTCAACTATCACTTTCCCGACCCATACCAAGACTGAAAATCCTCCCCCTACTACACAATCAGTTGAACCGGTTATTTATAAAGCCTTCCCCTTTGAAATAGAAAAATCCCGATCGATGTGGTCACAAACTTATTTAGGGGAGATTAAGCTGTATCCATACACATATACCCCGGCTTTTTCTGCCCTGTGCGATGGTTCTCAGTGGCCGGTAGCCGGGAATGAGGTTTTGCATGCTTTGCTGGGCTTTACCTTCGGCGGAGATGGGGAAACAGTTTTCGCTCTTCCAGACCTGGATGATATATCCGCTCCGAGCCTTCTGAAGTTTCATATATCTACAAATGGTTCATACCCAAATTTTAACGGTTACCTTGATGGAGAAATAGACTACTTTGCTTTACCGGCAACAAGCTGGAACTCCTCAGACTACTGGATGGGTGAAATTGTACTCGGTAAAAACCTTGACCAGTACATGCCATCTGCCCTTCTCCCCTGTGACGGAAGAACTCTTTCCATAGACATGAACTATTTTCTATATGATTTGCTTGGAAACAGATTTGGGGGAGACGGGCATACGTCTTTTGCCCTGCCGAATATGTCAGAAATAGCGCCTCCTGTGGCTGGGGCAAATTACTACATAGTTGCTGAAGGAGGGATATACCCTCAACATCAGTGA
- a CDS encoding FAD binding domain-containing protein, protein MKYFKHLNAASLDEAVNELKNQYGYVNAGGTDLIGALKNKVFNTYPESIVNIKNIPDMSYIREESGILKIGALTHLSEIEANTNIKTKYTALYEAVRLVASPQIRNAGTIAGNICQINRCWYFRKTNNRFDCLRKNPKGMCYALTGDNRYHSIFGANSGCVAVNPSDVAPALIALNASIVTTERVIPIDEFFTTNVAPRGVGSTILEDYEIVKEIQIPTFTGKSSFLKFAPRKSIEFPVVNCAVAIQNSISRICLNAVSPVPRRAVAAEEVINGKPIDEKTAESAGLAAVSSAMALANNKYKIQIAKTLVKRAILNCA, encoded by the coding sequence ATGAAATATTTTAAACATCTGAACGCTGCTAGCCTTGATGAAGCAGTAAACGAACTAAAAAACCAATATGGATATGTAAATGCAGGAGGGACTGATCTTATTGGCGCATTGAAGAATAAAGTATTTAACACATATCCGGAATCAATTGTAAACATTAAGAATATACCTGACATGTCCTATATAAGGGAGGAAAGTGGTATTCTGAAAATAGGTGCCCTGACACATCTTTCCGAGATTGAAGCTAATACAAACATCAAAACAAAATATACCGCTTTATACGAAGCAGTACGCCTTGTCGCTTCACCCCAGATCAGGAATGCCGGAACCATCGCTGGCAATATTTGTCAAATTAATAGATGTTGGTATTTTAGAAAAACCAACAATCGATTTGATTGCTTAAGGAAAAACCCAAAAGGGATGTGCTACGCTCTCACTGGGGATAATCGTTACCATTCGATATTTGGTGCTAATTCTGGTTGCGTGGCAGTAAATCCAAGCGATGTTGCACCGGCTTTAATTGCTTTAAATGCCTCTATAGTGACAACCGAAAGGGTGATTCCTATTGATGAGTTTTTTACTACAAATGTTGCACCTAGAGGTGTTGGTTCAACTATTCTTGAAGATTATGAAATAGTCAAGGAAATTCAAATACCAACATTTACAGGCAAAAGTTCCTTTTTAAAATTCGCTCCGAGAAAATCCATCGAATTTCCGGTTGTCAATTGCGCTGTAGCTATTCAAAATAGCATCTCAAGAATATGCCTTAACGCTGTATCACCTGTACCACGCAGAGCCGTTGCCGCTGAGGAAGTCATTAATGGAAAGCCCATCGATGAAAAGACTGCTGAATCAGCAGGTTTAGCTGCTGTGTCAAGTGCCATGGCGCTAGCAAACAATAAATACAAAATCCAAATAGCTAAAACTCTAGTCAAGAGGGCAATTTTAAACTGCGCGTAG